A window of the Thermodesulforhabdus norvegica genome harbors these coding sequences:
- the lon gene encoding endopeptidase La has translation MFKIIKGREKGSEGQTVLELPLLPLRDIVLFPSVPMPLFVGREKSIRALELAMARQKRIFLAAQKKAKVDNPREDDIYRIGTVATILQILRLPDGTVKVLVEGEARARVIEYLLSSETFMVRVELFPEYEITEKEAVEVEALCRGILEAFQEYAKYNKKISQEIVETVQSIDDPYRLADTVAAYMPFKLEIKQKLLETSHLPKLLELVFGHIRAEIEIIKTEERIKGRVRKQMEKTQREYYLTEQMRAIQKEMGEKDDFRAELEELEKRIKRKKLPKEAAAKVRHEFRKLKLMSPMSAEATVVRNYIDWILSLPWYERTRDKIDIEEAARVLDEDHYGLEKPKERILEYLAVQALVKEMKGPILCFVGPPGVGKTSLARSIARAMNRKFVRLSLGGVRDEAEIRGHRRTYIGALPGKIIQSMKKAGTVNPVICLDEVDKLSSDFRGDPSAALLEVLDPEQNHSFNDHYLDLDYDLSKVFFITTANVLHTIPMPLQDRMEIIRIPGYTEWEKLQIARHFLIRKQCQQHGITEDNVVFSDDIILYIIRHYTREAGVRNLEREVASICRKVAREVVARGRETRIVLDEAKVEEYLGVIKYRHSQVEEHRDDVGVAFGLAWTEFGGEILAIETVTMPGKGKVNITGKLGEVMQESAQAAISYVRSRARQFGIDPEFYDKLDIHIHVPEGAVPKDGPSAGITMATSIVSALTGIPVRHDVAMTGEITLRGRVLPIGGLKEKILAAHRAKMRTVIIPRDNEKDLKEIPDQIRDELTVELVDNVDEVLNKALLEPEKLKPRDELPVVERPYYEEQPGAEKSLC, from the coding sequence ATGTTTAAGATAATTAAAGGTAGGGAAAAGGGTTCAGAGGGGCAAACCGTTCTGGAGCTTCCTCTGCTTCCACTTCGGGACATAGTGTTATTCCCGTCGGTGCCTATGCCTTTGTTCGTGGGAAGAGAGAAGTCCATTCGGGCTCTTGAACTTGCCATGGCAAGGCAGAAACGGATTTTTCTTGCCGCACAAAAAAAGGCAAAAGTGGACAATCCAAGAGAAGACGACATCTATCGGATTGGTACCGTTGCAACGATACTGCAAATTCTGCGTCTTCCCGATGGAACCGTTAAGGTACTCGTAGAAGGTGAGGCTCGCGCCCGGGTTATCGAGTACTTACTATCCAGCGAAACCTTCATGGTACGGGTGGAACTCTTTCCGGAGTATGAGATAACCGAAAAGGAAGCGGTGGAGGTTGAGGCTCTGTGCCGTGGTATATTAGAAGCTTTTCAGGAGTATGCAAAGTACAATAAAAAGATATCTCAGGAAATCGTTGAAACCGTTCAGTCTATAGATGATCCTTACAGGCTTGCCGATACCGTTGCAGCCTATATGCCTTTTAAACTGGAAATAAAGCAGAAGCTTCTTGAGACCTCCCATCTTCCCAAGCTTCTGGAACTGGTTTTCGGACACATAAGGGCTGAGATAGAGATCATAAAGACGGAGGAGCGCATAAAGGGCCGTGTTCGGAAACAGATGGAAAAGACTCAGCGGGAGTATTATCTCACAGAGCAGATGCGGGCCATTCAGAAGGAGATGGGAGAGAAGGACGACTTCAGGGCAGAGCTGGAGGAGCTTGAAAAACGAATCAAGCGGAAGAAGCTCCCTAAAGAGGCCGCAGCCAAGGTCCGTCATGAATTTAGAAAACTGAAACTGATGTCTCCCATGAGTGCTGAGGCCACGGTGGTGAGGAATTATATCGACTGGATTTTATCACTGCCGTGGTATGAGCGTACCAGGGACAAAATTGACATAGAAGAAGCGGCCAGGGTGCTGGATGAAGATCACTACGGCCTTGAGAAGCCCAAAGAGCGCATCCTGGAATACCTTGCGGTTCAGGCTCTGGTTAAGGAAATGAAGGGCCCAATCTTATGTTTTGTTGGTCCTCCGGGAGTAGGGAAAACCTCTTTAGCCCGTTCCATTGCCCGTGCAATGAACAGAAAGTTCGTCAGGCTGTCTTTGGGTGGGGTTCGTGACGAAGCCGAGATTCGTGGTCACAGGAGGACTTACATTGGGGCTCTTCCCGGAAAAATTATCCAGAGCATGAAAAAGGCCGGCACCGTAAATCCCGTAATATGCCTTGACGAGGTGGATAAGCTGAGTTCCGACTTCAGAGGCGATCCGTCGGCGGCCCTTCTGGAGGTTCTGGATCCGGAGCAGAATCATTCCTTCAACGATCATTACCTGGATCTGGATTACGACCTTTCAAAGGTGTTTTTCATAACCACGGCCAACGTTCTCCACACCATACCGATGCCTCTTCAAGATCGGATGGAGATTATAAGAATTCCCGGATATACGGAATGGGAAAAGTTACAGATTGCCCGTCATTTCCTTATCAGGAAGCAGTGTCAGCAACACGGGATTACAGAAGACAATGTTGTTTTTTCTGACGACATTATCCTCTACATAATCCGTCATTACACCCGGGAAGCGGGCGTGAGAAATCTCGAGAGAGAGGTTGCATCGATTTGTCGTAAGGTTGCCAGGGAAGTGGTTGCCAGGGGGCGTGAAACCAGAATTGTACTGGATGAGGCGAAGGTAGAAGAATATCTTGGGGTTATAAAGTACAGGCACAGTCAGGTGGAAGAGCACAGGGACGATGTTGGTGTTGCTTTTGGTCTTGCCTGGACGGAGTTCGGTGGTGAGATCCTTGCGATCGAAACCGTGACGATGCCCGGCAAGGGTAAGGTGAACATTACGGGTAAGCTCGGCGAGGTGATGCAGGAATCTGCTCAGGCTGCTATCAGTTACGTAAGGTCGAGGGCCAGGCAGTTTGGGATAGATCCGGAGTTTTATGATAAGCTGGACATCCACATCCACGTCCCTGAAGGTGCAGTACCGAAAGACGGGCCTTCTGCGGGTATTACGATGGCCACATCCATAGTTTCGGCACTTACGGGGATTCCCGTCCGTCACGATGTAGCCATGACGGGAGAGATCACTCTCCGGGGCAGGGTACTTCCCATAGGGGGGCTGAAGGAAAAGATTCTTGCCGCTCACAGGGCAAAGATGAGGACCGTTATTATTCCGAGAGATAACGAAAAGGATCTCAAGGAGATACCCGATCAGATTCGTGACGAATTGACCGTTGAGCTGGTAGATAATGTTGACGAAGTGCTGAATAAAGCCCTGCTGGAGCCGGAAAAGCTCAAGCCAAGAGACGAACTCCCCGTTGTTGAAAGGCCTTACTACGAGGAACAGCCCGGGGCAGAGAAGAGCCTCTGTTAG
- a CDS encoding fatty acid--CoA ligase — protein MATSVKVIERTRSAYDYPLLIKHLLHTPQRIARDQEIVYRDLKRYTYGEFMGRIGKVANMLKALGVGPGSTVGVMDWDSHRYLECYFAVPMMGAILHTVNVRLAPEQIVYTINHAEDDVLLVHSDFLKLVEMIQPEFTTVKKIVLLQDVPGEISTTLELAGEYEDLVSSASEGYDFPDFDENARATTFYTTGTTGLPKGVYFSHRQLVLHTISVLAGANALKPYGVGFRSDDVYMPITPMFHVHAWGLPYAATMIGVKQVYPGRYEPEMLLRLIEKEKVTFSHCVPTILHMLLSHPASKEIDLSSWRVIIGGSALPEALCKAALDRGIDVYTGYGMSETCPVLTLAHLRPEMVGWSKDEQIPVRCKTGLPVPLVDIHVVDPEGKPLPHDGKSTGEIVVRCPWLTQGYFKETERSEELWHGGWLHTGDVGHIDEKGYLKITDRIKDVIKTGGEWISSLDLENIILKHEAVSEAAAIGVPHEKWGERPVVLVVLKPEYRGKVSEEDLRNFYMDFVDKGVISKWGVPDRILMVDQIPKTSVGKLDKKVMRQQVIDLLKQG, from the coding sequence ATGGCTACGTCGGTAAAGGTTATAGAAAGAACCAGATCGGCTTATGATTACCCTCTGCTTATCAAACACCTGTTGCACACCCCACAACGAATAGCACGAGACCAGGAAATCGTTTATCGGGATCTCAAAAGATACACCTATGGGGAATTTATGGGCAGGATCGGGAAAGTGGCCAATATGCTTAAAGCTCTCGGCGTCGGCCCCGGAAGCACCGTGGGAGTTATGGACTGGGATTCCCACAGATATCTGGAATGCTACTTTGCCGTGCCCATGATGGGAGCCATACTGCACACCGTCAATGTAAGACTTGCGCCGGAGCAAATAGTCTACACTATTAATCATGCAGAAGATGACGTTCTGCTCGTTCACAGTGACTTTCTCAAGCTTGTTGAAATGATCCAACCTGAATTTACCACGGTCAAAAAAATAGTTCTTCTGCAGGATGTACCCGGTGAGATTTCCACGACCCTTGAGTTGGCGGGTGAATATGAGGATCTGGTATCTTCGGCATCGGAAGGTTACGATTTCCCCGATTTCGACGAAAATGCCAGGGCGACGACTTTCTACACAACCGGAACAACAGGACTTCCCAAGGGAGTTTACTTCAGCCACCGGCAGTTGGTTCTTCATACCATTTCGGTGCTTGCCGGGGCTAACGCTTTAAAGCCCTACGGTGTTGGATTTCGTAGCGACGACGTTTACATGCCCATTACGCCTATGTTTCACGTTCACGCTTGGGGATTGCCCTATGCTGCAACCATGATCGGGGTGAAGCAGGTTTATCCCGGAAGGTACGAACCTGAGATGCTCTTGAGGCTTATAGAAAAAGAAAAAGTGACCTTCAGTCACTGCGTGCCGACCATCCTTCATATGCTCCTTTCTCACCCGGCCTCTAAAGAAATCGATCTGTCCAGCTGGAGAGTGATAATAGGCGGGTCTGCCCTGCCCGAGGCACTCTGTAAAGCGGCCCTTGACAGAGGAATCGACGTGTACACTGGATACGGAATGTCGGAAACATGCCCCGTGCTTACCCTGGCACATCTTAGGCCCGAAATGGTGGGCTGGAGCAAAGACGAACAGATTCCCGTTCGCTGTAAGACCGGCCTTCCCGTACCCCTTGTGGATATTCACGTGGTCGATCCGGAAGGGAAGCCGCTTCCTCATGATGGTAAAAGCACGGGTGAGATAGTGGTTCGCTGCCCATGGCTTACTCAGGGCTATTTCAAGGAAACGGAGCGCAGTGAGGAACTGTGGCATGGTGGCTGGCTCCATACAGGCGACGTCGGTCATATAGACGAAAAGGGTTACCTGAAAATCACGGATAGAATAAAAGACGTAATAAAGACCGGTGGGGAATGGATTTCTTCGCTCGATCTGGAGAATATAATACTCAAACACGAAGCGGTTAGCGAAGCGGCGGCAATCGGCGTACCACATGAAAAATGGGGAGAGCGCCCCGTGGTTCTCGTGGTATTGAAGCCTGAATACAGAGGTAAGGTAAGCGAAGAGGATTTGAGGAATTTTTACATGGATTTCGTCGATAAGGGCGTCATTTCCAAGTGGGGTGTTCCTGATAGGATTTTAATGGTTGATCAGATACCGAAGACGAGTGTAGGAAAGCTCGATAAGAAGGTTATGCGTCAGCAGGTAATCGATCTTCTGAAGCAGGGGTGA
- a CDS encoding NAD(P)/FAD-dependent oxidoreductase, with protein sequence MRVVETEVLIIGSGPAGLQAAIHAARKKVRVTVVGKVHRSSAYRAHVENYCCIPHVSGAELIEQGRKQAEKAGAEFIDEDVLNIERAGDRFVVLTEGGMTIHARAIVLAMGVSRNRLGVPGEKEFLGKGVSYCVECDAGFFRDKVVAVVGCESAAVAGSLTLTFYARDVFLICPDQLNVSPELASRLKDSAVHVLENSAVKEIVGDDKGVTAVRLRDGREIAVNGVFIELGAKGAIELAMNLGVELDPETMQFVVTNKKQETNIPGVYAAGDICGPPWQIAKAVGEGCVAGIEAAEYVKRNRSGEKQTID encoded by the coding sequence ATGAGGGTTGTCGAGACCGAGGTGCTTATAATCGGTTCCGGACCGGCGGGACTTCAGGCGGCAATTCATGCCGCCAGAAAAAAGGTGCGGGTGACGGTGGTCGGAAAGGTTCATCGGAGCAGTGCATATCGTGCTCATGTGGAAAACTACTGCTGTATCCCCCATGTGTCCGGAGCCGAACTGATAGAGCAGGGAAGAAAACAGGCGGAGAAGGCCGGTGCCGAATTCATCGATGAAGACGTGCTTAACATTGAAAGGGCAGGGGATCGTTTTGTTGTATTAACCGAAGGTGGGATGACCATTCACGCCAGGGCTATCGTTCTGGCGATGGGGGTTTCACGCAATCGCCTTGGGGTTCCCGGTGAAAAGGAGTTTCTCGGAAAGGGGGTCAGTTACTGCGTTGAGTGCGACGCCGGTTTCTTCCGAGATAAAGTGGTGGCCGTAGTGGGATGCGAAAGTGCCGCCGTAGCGGGATCTCTTACGCTGACCTTTTACGCCAGGGATGTTTTTCTCATTTGCCCCGATCAGCTTAATGTATCTCCGGAACTGGCATCACGACTTAAGGACAGCGCAGTGCATGTGCTCGAAAATAGTGCCGTTAAAGAGATCGTCGGTGATGATAAGGGGGTTACTGCTGTAAGATTGCGTGATGGCAGGGAAATTGCGGTGAACGGCGTTTTTATCGAGCTCGGTGCTAAAGGAGCGATTGAACTGGCCATGAATCTGGGAGTTGAGCTGGATCCGGAAACTATGCAGTTTGTCGTGACCAACAAGAAGCAGGAGACGAATATTCCGGGAGTTTATGCTGCCGGAGATATTTGCGGCCCGCCCTGGCAGATCGCAAAGGCCGTAGGAGAAGGATGTGTTGCAGGGATAGAGGCCGCTGAATATGTAAAACGTAATAGGTCCGGGGAAAAGCAGACGATCGACTAA
- a CDS encoding AMP-binding protein: MRGFVEFPGLTPQERELFNHLEPETVRFLRKRYNYITRWVIADIVSRSAYRYPEKPALIYGDTTLTYSQLDEAINRVANGLLALGLRRHGRVAILAHNTVHHVMTWLGTAKAGG, encoded by the coding sequence ATGAGAGGGTTTGTAGAATTTCCCGGCTTAACTCCCCAAGAGCGAGAGCTTTTTAATCATCTGGAGCCGGAAACCGTGCGGTTTTTGAGGAAACGCTACAACTACATAACCCGATGGGTGATAGCGGACATTGTTAGCCGTAGTGCCTATCGTTATCCTGAGAAACCGGCGCTTATCTATGGCGACACAACCCTTACCTATTCTCAACTGGACGAAGCGATAAACAGAGTTGCCAACGGGCTTCTTGCGCTGGGGCTGAGGCGGCACGGTCGGGTTGCCATTCTGGCTCATAACACCGTGCACCACGTGATGACCTGGCTGGGGACAGCGAAGGCAGGAGGCTAA
- a CDS encoding IS200/IS605 family accessory protein TnpB-related protein, protein MELKLKDGKVYAFASYEEVLPPVSIARDCGAIGIDLNASPLHIAWAEVGGDGNLMEYGRIDLHELIGKNRNQRENLLWEIAHRIVEIAKEKGKAIAFEDLRKLPGGTRGDGKARLRRRLGQFVYKSLLQKIEVLAGREGIEVVKASPAYTSVIGTLKYCPNHLIDKDIAGAYVVGRRALGLKERVPRNYAGLLSDREYLLCSLQRLIEEREDLKGRLKDERNEYKRRAIRGEIIKLNRDIKLLEEHLQSLEGESGTQHPVNQRKEQVRGSSHEGQKAWRVLRVALAIPLLGKSFARDFSPLRPVLVSGDWKRVAKRPVPAPGAGTTAHLQKCAVQVTRVEHGNGSARRRVSAYR, encoded by the coding sequence GTGGAGCTGAAGTTAAAAGATGGAAAGGTTTACGCCTTTGCGAGCTATGAAGAAGTATTGCCTCCCGTAAGCATCGCAAGGGACTGCGGAGCAATCGGGATAGACCTGAATGCAAGCCCCTTGCATATTGCCTGGGCGGAGGTGGGAGGGGATGGGAATCTCATGGAGTATGGGAGGATAGACCTTCACGAGTTAATAGGAAAGAACAGGAACCAGAGGGAAAACCTTTTATGGGAGATAGCTCACCGGATTGTGGAGATTGCGAAGGAGAAGGGAAAAGCCATAGCTTTTGAGGACTTGAGGAAACTGCCAGGGGGTACGAGGGGAGACGGAAAAGCGAGGTTAAGAAGGAGATTGGGTCAGTTTGTATATAAGAGCCTGCTTCAGAAGATAGAGGTTTTGGCAGGGAGAGAGGGGATAGAAGTAGTAAAGGCAAGTCCTGCTTATACATCGGTTATTGGAACTCTAAAATACTGCCCCAATCATCTGATAGACAAAGACATTGCTGGGGCCTATGTGGTTGGAAGAAGGGCCTTGGGGCTGAAAGAAAGAGTGCCTCGAAACTATGCCGGACTTCTTTCAGACAGGGAGTATCTCCTCTGTTCTCTGCAAAGATTGATTGAGGAAAGAGAAGACCTGAAGGGCAGGCTAAAGGATGAAAGGAACGAATACAAGAGGAGAGCAATAAGAGGGGAAATAATCAAGCTGAACAGGGACATAAAACTTTTGGAGGAACATTTGCAAAGCCTTGAGGGTGAGTCAGGCACCCAACACCCTGTCAACCAGCGGAAGGAACAGGTGAGGGGTTCCTCTCATGAGGGACAAAAAGCCTGGCGAGTTCTCAGGGTAGCCCTTGCTATCCCTCTTCTTGGGAAGTCTTTTGCCAGAGACTTCTCTCCCTTGAGACCGGTGTTGGTTTCAGGGGATTGGAAGAGGGTAGCAAAAAGGCCAGTTCCTGCTCCTGGTGCAGGGACGACTGCACATTTGCAGAAATGTGCAGTTCAGGTAACCAGGGTTGAACATGGAAACGGTTCTGCTCGACGACGAGTGTCGGCCTATAGATAA
- a CDS encoding AMP-binding enzyme, which produces METVLLDDECRPIDKPGVPGEICGRGPHVMLMYFKDPDKTDEAMKGGWFHSGDIGVYDEDRYITVVDRKKDMIKTGGENVSTREVEEVIYKDPRVSEVAVVGLPYPRWIEAVTAIVVPKPDQRIDEREIIDLCKKELAGFKVPKAVIVVDTLPKTPTGKILKRDLRKMYQDYFRDKP; this is translated from the coding sequence ATGGAAACGGTTCTGCTCGACGACGAGTGTCGGCCTATAGATAAACCGGGGGTGCCCGGGGAGATATGCGGAAGGGGACCTCACGTCATGCTCATGTACTTCAAAGATCCGGACAAAACCGATGAAGCCATGAAAGGCGGCTGGTTTCACTCCGGTGACATAGGGGTTTACGACGAGGATCGTTACATAACGGTGGTTGATCGCAAGAAGGACATGATAAAAACGGGCGGTGAAAACGTTTCGACCCGTGAAGTTGAAGAGGTGATATACAAAGATCCCAGGGTGTCAGAAGTGGCCGTGGTCGGTTTGCCTTATCCCAGGTGGATTGAGGCAGTAACGGCAATTGTGGTGCCAAAACCCGATCAGAGAATAGACGAAAGGGAAATTATCGATCTTTGCAAAAAAGAGCTTGCCGGTTTTAAAGTACCCAAGGCCGTGATAGTAGTGGATACCCTGCCCAAGACTCCCACCGGGAAAATCCTTAAAAGGGATCTTAGAAAGATGTACCAGGATTATTTTCGGGATAAACCGTAA
- the groL gene encoding chaperonin GroEL (60 kDa chaperone family; promotes refolding of misfolded polypeptides especially under stressful conditions; forms two stacked rings of heptamers to form a barrel-shaped 14mer; ends can be capped by GroES; misfolded proteins enter the barrel where they are refolded when GroES binds): MPAKMIAYGMNAREKIIRGVDILADAVKVTLGPKGRNVVIEKAFGSPLVTKDGVTVAKEIELEDKFENMGAQMVKEVASKTSDVAGDGTTTATILAQAIFHEGSKLVAAGHNPMALKRGIDKAVEKVVEALKAQSKEVKDQKEIAQVGTISANNDPEIGNIIAEAMSKVGKEGVITVEEAKSMETTLDVVEGMQFDRGYISPYFITDPEKMEVVLEDAYVLCHEKKISNMKDLLPLLEQVARMNKPLLIIAEDVEGEALATLVVNKLRGTLKVCAVKAPGFGERRKAMLQDIAILTGGQVVSEDLGVKLENVTLNDLGTAKRIVVDKDNTTIIDGGGSKEQIEARIKQIRTQIEETTSDYDREKLQERLAKLVGGVAVIRVGAATETELKEKKARVEDALNATRAAVEEGIVAGGGVALLRCQKALEELQLDGEERFGKDIVMKALEAPLRQIAQNAGYEGSIVVERVKEGEGAFGFNAQTEQYEDLIEAGVIDPTKVVRFAIQNAASVASLLLTTEAMVAEKPEEKKKESTPPMPEY; the protein is encoded by the coding sequence ATGCCCGCCAAGATGATCGCTTACGGAATGAATGCCCGTGAAAAAATTATTCGAGGTGTGGATATCCTGGCTGATGCCGTCAAGGTAACGCTTGGACCAAAGGGTCGTAACGTCGTTATAGAAAAAGCTTTTGGATCTCCTCTGGTAACCAAAGACGGAGTAACCGTCGCCAAAGAAATTGAGCTGGAAGACAAGTTCGAAAATATGGGAGCCCAGATGGTTAAAGAGGTTGCCAGCAAAACCAGCGACGTGGCCGGCGACGGTACGACAACGGCAACCATTCTCGCCCAGGCAATCTTCCACGAAGGTTCCAAACTCGTTGCCGCAGGCCACAATCCGATGGCCCTGAAAAGAGGAATTGACAAGGCGGTGGAAAAAGTAGTCGAGGCTCTGAAAGCCCAGAGTAAAGAGGTCAAAGATCAGAAAGAGATTGCTCAGGTCGGAACCATTTCTGCAAACAACGACCCTGAAATCGGCAACATCATCGCCGAGGCCATGAGCAAGGTCGGAAAAGAAGGCGTCATAACCGTAGAAGAAGCCAAGAGCATGGAGACCACCCTTGATGTGGTCGAAGGTATGCAGTTTGACCGTGGGTACATCTCTCCGTATTTCATAACGGATCCCGAAAAGATGGAAGTGGTTCTGGAGGATGCCTATGTTCTGTGCCACGAGAAGAAGATCAGCAATATGAAAGATCTTCTTCCGCTCCTCGAACAGGTGGCCCGCATGAACAAGCCCCTGCTCATCATTGCCGAAGATGTCGAAGGCGAAGCCCTTGCGACCCTCGTTGTGAATAAGCTCCGCGGAACTCTTAAGGTCTGTGCCGTAAAAGCCCCCGGATTCGGAGAACGGCGTAAAGCCATGCTACAGGACATTGCAATCCTCACGGGTGGTCAGGTCGTATCGGAAGACCTGGGCGTAAAGCTCGAAAACGTAACGCTCAATGATCTTGGAACGGCCAAGCGAATTGTCGTAGATAAGGATAACACGACCATAATTGACGGCGGCGGAAGCAAAGAACAGATCGAAGCCCGGATTAAGCAGATCCGTACTCAAATCGAAGAAACCACCAGCGATTACGACCGGGAGAAACTTCAGGAGCGTCTGGCCAAGCTGGTCGGAGGCGTTGCGGTCATTCGTGTAGGTGCGGCAACGGAGACGGAGCTCAAAGAAAAGAAGGCTCGAGTTGAAGATGCCCTGAACGCCACAAGAGCTGCCGTCGAAGAAGGTATCGTTGCGGGAGGCGGTGTTGCCCTTCTCCGCTGTCAGAAAGCCCTTGAAGAACTGCAGCTCGACGGAGAAGAGCGTTTCGGAAAGGATATCGTGATGAAGGCCCTTGAGGCTCCGCTCCGCCAGATTGCCCAGAACGCCGGTTACGAGGGCTCCATCGTGGTGGAACGGGTCAAAGAAGGCGAAGGAGCTTTTGGATTCAACGCCCAGACCGAGCAGTACGAAGACCTCATTGAGGCGGGCGTTATCGATCCCACAAAGGTGGTCAGGTTTGCGATCCAGAACGCCGCAAGCGTGGCATCTCTCCTTCTGACCACCGAAGCTATGGTTGCCGAAAAGCCCGAAGAAAAGAAGAAAGAATCCACACCGCCAATGCCTGAATACTAA
- the groES gene encoding co-chaperone GroES produces MRLRPLHDRVIVQRVEEENKTPGGIIIPDTAKEKPQQGKVIAVGNGKLLDDGKTVPLTVKEGDRVLFSKYAGTEVKIEGEEFLIMREDDILAIIEDSSK; encoded by the coding sequence ATGAGGCTGAGACCGCTTCATGATCGGGTCATTGTCCAGAGAGTGGAAGAGGAGAATAAAACCCCCGGTGGAATTATCATCCCCGACACCGCCAAAGAGAAACCTCAGCAGGGCAAGGTCATAGCCGTAGGTAACGGAAAACTCCTGGACGACGGCAAGACCGTTCCTCTGACCGTAAAAGAAGGCGATAGAGTGCTCTTTTCCAAGTATGCCGGTACGGAAGTAAAAATTGAAGGTGAAGAATTCCTGATCATGAGAGAAGATGACATCCTCGCCATTATTGAAGATTCCTCTAAATAA
- a CDS encoding selenium metabolism-associated LysR family transcriptional regulator, with protein MESLLDLHRMEIFCKVVELKSFTRAAESMYLSQPTVSEHIRYLEEILGEPLLDRMGREVQPTQAGRIFYDYARRMLRLREQMVQALRDHRGTVSGKIYLGASTIPGTYILPELIAGFRLQFPDVTVSLKIGGSRAVVDMILNGEIEIGFTGARWNDPKLEWDEFCLDEIVLAVPKDSPFGKDEEISGEDLSRIPLIVREPGSGTRKMAEEILKSHGISTDSFRVVAELGSTEAVKQGIRAGLGGSFISRFALKDGGDVGEIVPLRIKGLRLLRPFYFVRRKKRHLSPAARMFVSFIEENKKARNFCLSGKEEKG; from the coding sequence ATGGAATCGCTTCTCGATCTTCACAGAATGGAGATCTTCTGCAAAGTCGTGGAGCTTAAGAGCTTTACCCGGGCTGCCGAGTCCATGTACCTGTCGCAGCCGACGGTTAGCGAACACATTCGATACTTGGAGGAAATTCTGGGAGAACCCCTTCTGGATCGCATGGGTCGGGAGGTTCAGCCTACACAGGCAGGGCGTATATTTTATGATTACGCCAGAAGAATGTTGCGGCTTAGAGAGCAGATGGTTCAGGCCCTCAGGGATCATCGTGGTACCGTCTCCGGCAAAATCTACCTTGGAGCCAGTACCATACCCGGAACTTACATTCTACCTGAGCTAATTGCCGGGTTTCGCCTTCAATTCCCTGATGTTACCGTGTCTCTGAAAATAGGAGGATCACGGGCCGTCGTGGATATGATTTTGAACGGAGAGATCGAGATCGGCTTTACCGGAGCAAGGTGGAATGATCCAAAGCTCGAATGGGATGAATTCTGTCTTGATGAAATTGTTCTTGCCGTACCTAAAGATAGTCCTTTTGGGAAGGATGAGGAAATTTCGGGAGAAGATCTCAGTAGAATTCCGTTAATTGTTCGAGAACCCGGGTCGGGCACCAGAAAAATGGCCGAAGAAATATTGAAGAGTCACGGTATCTCGACGGATTCCTTCAGGGTTGTGGCGGAGTTAGGAAGCACAGAAGCGGTTAAACAGGGAATTCGTGCAGGTCTGGGGGGATCGTTTATATCTCGTTTTGCACTTAAGGATGGAGGAGATGTCGGTGAAATTGTACCCCTTCGTATAAAAGGCCTGCGTTTATTAAGACCCTTTTACTTCGTAAGGAGAAAAAAACGTCATTTGTCTCCTGCCGCAAGAATGTTCGTGTCTTTTATAGAAGAAAACAAAAAAGCCCGAAACTTTTGCTTGTCCGGAAAGGAAGAAAAAGGCTAG